One window of Candidatus Nitrospira kreftii genomic DNA carries:
- a CDS encoding 2-amino-4-hydroxy-6-hydroxymethyldihydropteridine diphosphokinase has product MKETVFIGFGSNVGNRVDFCDRAVTLLSLLPHSRLLGVSLLYETEPIRGETDPGEEWFLNGVVQIETDITPRSLLTILQEIERSLGRDEDNRSGPRTIDLDILFYGERVIKEPDLTIPHPRLHERRFVLMPLNELDPLWGHPVLKQSVTRLLEQVKDQGQVQLLFPQPSTRYGSRPACSSPPGS; this is encoded by the coding sequence ATGAAAGAGACTGTCTTCATTGGGTTCGGGTCGAATGTCGGTAATCGAGTCGATTTTTGCGATCGAGCTGTGACATTGCTCAGTCTGCTGCCCCATTCACGGCTCCTAGGAGTTTCCCTCCTATATGAAACGGAACCGATTCGCGGGGAGACCGATCCAGGAGAAGAGTGGTTTCTCAACGGGGTGGTACAGATAGAAACCGACATTACCCCACGGAGTCTCCTCACGATACTACAAGAGATTGAGCGATCACTCGGACGGGATGAGGACAACCGCTCTGGTCCTCGAACGATTGACCTAGACATTCTCTTCTACGGTGAGCGCGTCATCAAGGAACCTGACCTGACCATCCCGCACCCGCGCCTCCATGAGCGCCGGTTCGTTCTCATGCCATTGAACGAATTGGATCCGCTCTGGGGCCATCCGGTGCTCAAGCAATCGGTCACACGGTTATTGGAGCAGGTTAAGGATCAAGGACAAGTGCAGCTGCTCTTTCCTCAACCTTCGACGAGGTATGGGTCGCGTCCGGCTTGCAGTTCACCCCCTGGCTCATGA
- a CDS encoding LL-diaminopimelate aminotransferase — MAGFPIEVATRIKTLPPYLFAAIDKMKQEAIARGVDIINLGIGDPDLPTPAPIIESLAKAAQDPKHHQYPSYEGMLSFRKAVAGWYKRRFNVTLDPTDEVLTLIGSKEGIGHIHLAFVDPGDLVLVPSPGYPVYPVGTSFCGGTSHFMPLTKANGFLPDLGAIPKDVAMKTKLMWLNSPNNPTSVIMTKDYFKRAIEFAQDNQIIICHDAAYSEIYYDGKRPVSFMEVEGAKDVGVEFHSLSKTYNMTGWRIGFVVGNKTVLAALGKVKSQLDSGVFEAVQDAGITALGLDDSVTDGIRRIYQERRDTIVPGLKKLGLDVEMPPAAFYIWVTVPKGYTSTSFTAHLLEKAGIVTTPGNGFGAPGEGYIRMTVCTTKERLAEAVERIKKIGF, encoded by the coding sequence ATGGCCGGTTTTCCGATTGAAGTCGCCACACGTATCAAGACATTGCCACCATACCTCTTTGCAGCGATCGACAAGATGAAGCAGGAGGCCATTGCCCGCGGGGTCGACATCATCAATCTTGGGATAGGCGACCCTGATTTGCCGACGCCTGCTCCGATCATCGAAAGCTTGGCCAAGGCTGCCCAAGACCCCAAGCATCACCAATACCCTTCCTATGAAGGCATGTTGTCGTTCCGGAAAGCGGTCGCCGGATGGTACAAGCGCCGTTTCAATGTGACACTTGATCCAACCGACGAGGTCCTCACGCTGATTGGGTCAAAAGAAGGAATCGGGCACATTCATCTTGCCTTTGTCGATCCAGGAGATCTGGTACTGGTTCCGAGTCCAGGCTATCCGGTCTATCCCGTCGGAACCAGTTTTTGTGGCGGCACGTCCCACTTCATGCCCTTGACCAAAGCCAACGGCTTTCTGCCGGATTTGGGTGCGATACCAAAAGATGTGGCCATGAAGACTAAGCTCATGTGGCTCAATTCGCCGAATAATCCCACGTCGGTGATCATGACGAAGGACTACTTCAAGCGGGCCATCGAATTTGCACAGGACAATCAGATTATCATCTGCCACGATGCGGCCTACTCGGAAATCTATTACGACGGTAAGCGACCGGTGAGCTTTATGGAGGTGGAGGGTGCCAAGGACGTCGGCGTGGAATTTCACTCGCTCTCCAAAACCTACAACATGACCGGTTGGCGAATCGGGTTTGTGGTCGGGAACAAGACGGTCTTGGCGGCGCTAGGCAAAGTGAAAAGCCAATTAGATTCCGGTGTGTTTGAAGCGGTCCAAGACGCTGGGATCACCGCCCTGGGGCTAGATGATTCCGTAACGGACGGCATCCGAAGGATTTACCAGGAACGTCGCGATACGATCGTTCCTGGGCTCAAGAAGTTGGGGTTAGATGTAGAGATGCCGCCTGCCGCGTTCTACATCTGGGTGACAGTGCCGAAGGGCTACACCTCCACGTCCTTCACGGCGCACTTGTTGGAAAAGGCGGGCATTGTGACGACGCCCGGCAACGGTTTCGGTGCACCTGGCGAGGGCTATATTCGCATGACGGTGTGCACAACCAAAGAGCGGCTTGCGGAAGCGGTGGAACGGATCAAGAAGATAGGGTTTTGA